From the Musa acuminata AAA Group cultivar baxijiao chromosome BXJ3-1, Cavendish_Baxijiao_AAA, whole genome shotgun sequence genome, the window GGCTGTAAGGGCCTGGCAGGCAGATTACTACTTTGTTCTTCTTGACATGTGGTTCATATCATTGTCGATCCAGCCAGTAGGCATTTGAATCAATTCTAAAGCTCTGGTCAAACCTAATCATAGAAAATGAGAAGAAAATTAACGAGCATTTGGCAATCCGATCCTCCAATTTCATGAGGCAGTCTAAGCAGCCATTCAGCCTCTGATAGTGTTGCCTTAGATCAAGATTTTACATATCGGTTTCGGTAATCTCATTGGCAACATCAGTCCAATACGATATTGAGATTCCGAGATGTCTTCAAAGGTATTAAGCTTTCTTTTCCGGATGATATGTAAGACTTGTACAACAATGATTGCTTGTGTGAGGTTCAGCAATGATTGCATATGAACTGGCAGTGAACCGAGACAGTGAGGCAGTGGACTTTGTTGAAGCCAGCAAGCACCTTCGGATGCTCTCCCTGCTGCTCCAAGATGGACTTCTGCAAGGCATCCAAGATGGATAGTTCATAGAGTTTcagaatattactagttgaggatgaGGGGAGAATACGTATCTTAGAAGACTGTGAAGGGACCAGACAAGAATGACATGGCCATGTGAAACAAAGTACAGATTCGGTGTATTCAATCACCATGGAGATGATGAGTTGAAGCAATAAAGATGATAAGAGAATCCAAGCACACAGAAAGGAACATACTTTTAGCTTGCAGGTTTCTGTGGAAGGAAGCCATGGAGTGGATCATCAGTTCTGAGAGTTAAGAACACATCGGATCAGGAACAAGCTTTGGAATTAATTCTATTTGGTGCCTAAATTTTAGTATATAGACTGATTAattcacaaataaaaaaaaagaactaatGCTGTGCTCGATTGATTTGCAATCaactcttcttttttcttctgcTGTGTGATATATGACTCTTTCAAATTGCTTATCAACAGCTTTTGCAGGAAATAATGAAGAAGAGTGGGGTCTCTCCATCCATCAATGTCAGAACAGATCAGACACAACAGAAACCTGTGGGGATTCTTTGTATTCTTCCATTGAAGTAGCCAAGAAATCCAGTCTTTGCCTTCTCAATGAATCAACAGTAAAGGGTGTTTTGGTATCATGTTATTGTTCACATATATAATTGTATTTGTTTCAAATACATATAATTTAAACTGGTGTTTTGGTATCCAAAACGGAGATAAAATTTCCGCTATATGATCTTATCAGGTTCGTCTTCACGCTCGTTAAAGAAAGCTGGCATTGGCGGGGAGAAAGAGGATACAATAATTTCATCGCCGTAATATAAAAAGCTTCCTCGTCTTGGCTTCCAGCTGGTAATACCTCCAAACGCGGCTTCCGGAACTGCTACCTGCAACTCGCGCTCTCCAAAACTGGTACACTGGGGCGCTGTTGAAGCCGTCCTTCGAATCCAGGGCGAGGAGGAGCCGAAGGATCTGCAAAGGCgggttctttctttttcttcctcctcttcctcggagTGGCTTGTTCTTGCGGCGGCGTGGTTTTTACATTGTGAGATTTGGCTTTTTTTAGATCCGGAATATGCACCGACTGGTCTTTGGAGAGAGGACCTTTTAGAAAGGTTGGATCTTGATGAGTTCCGGGGGGGCAGAAACTAGAAATTTTTGGCGAATCTCCCTCATTTTCTTGCTGGAACTGAAATCAAACCGTACGGTGTGGACTTGATATTTTCGTGACGATTTTCTACGTAAGAGATCGATTTTTGACGAGCTTTTATTTTCTGGCTAAAGTTAGTTGTAGGTTTTGGGCGATTCGCTGTTGCTGCTACAAGTAGGTGTTGAAATCTTTTTGGAACGTGGTGACCTTTAAGCGGACATAGATCTTGAGCATTCAGACTGGTGTAGTCACTTGGTCTCACGATGGAGCAGAGCATTTCCATTGCAGCACCATACGATTTGGGATGATGATCTCTGATGGGGTGAATTGGTTTAGAGTTTCGCTGATTCTGGTTGTGGGTGTGCGAAGAAATGCTGTTGCATTCATGGAGATATGAAGCTCTGTTGAGTTCGCCAGCCTTCGAGAAAGACTCCTGATGGAAATGGTGTTGCCGATGCTCTTCTGAGCATTCTTGGTAGAGACCGGAGTTGGTTTGTTGTCATGATGGTGCATTGGAAGAAAGAGATGGCGTCTTTCCACTatgcgtcgccgccgccgccgccaccggatGTCATTCCACCACCACAAACTCAGCCCAGTAGGTATTGCAGCCCATCGCCGACTTGGACCCCGTCGCCTTCTTCCATTGCCGATCCCCCTTCATCCCCTCCCCTGCCGCCACCTCTTCCAACTGCACCACCGCCAGCTTCCGAGCCACCAAGTGCTCCACTTGATGCCTTTTCTCCACCACCAAAAGCCTTGTCGCCGCCACCACCGGAattccatcctcctcctcctcctccgttgtCATCACCTCCACTGCCAGTGCTGCCATTGTCACCTTCACCAGCTGTTATGCCTCCAATATTACCAATCTACTATCaatcgccaccaccaccaccatcgcaTGTACCACCTTTGACTTCATTGGCACCTCCACCTAAAGTGCTCCCACCTTCTCCTTTTCCATCTATTAGCAATTATACTCCACCTTTATCTTCTCCTGTGCCCCATGGAAACCTGCCATCACTACCTTCAGCTACTCCAGTTAAGCCCAACACCACAAAGTCATCCAATCCCACAAAAAATGCAGGTTCCATAAAACGTAGCAGCCACTTCCCGAGAGGCACCATAAGTACTGCTGAATCTGTTGCAACATTTGCTGTTGTAGCAGGTCTTGTGATGCTTACTTTTGTTGGAGCAGCTGTGTGGCTTGTGAAGAAGCGAAAGAAGCCAGTTGAACCTCTTCGACATGGTGGAAATCTTGCTATGGCTTCAACAGTATCTTCACATATGTCAGGTAAGGCCTGAAGTTTCCATTTTATTGACTGCATGTGTAAGGGAAAACATGTTATTTGCGACTTCAACATTAGATAATCACAAGTTACAAATCTTATGTAACTACAAGAAAATGTCCAATTCCATCCTGGGATCAGCTGTTAGACTAATCAGGTTTTGTCTTTCCTTGTTAGAGTTATCCCGTTCAAGATCTTCATTAAATCCTCTTGTAAGACATGGGTCTGGAGTGAGTTATGGCTTCCCTTACTCAGCACTGGAACCAGGGTTAGGTCACGCAAAATTGTGGTTTACATTGGAGGAGCTATCACTCATTACAAACGACTTTTCAACTCAGAATCTGTTAGGTAGAGGTGGATCTTGTTGTGTATATAAAGGACTCTTACTGGACGGAAGGGAAGTGGCCGTGAAGCAGCTCAAAGTTGATGGTGCACAAGGAGAGCGTGAATTCAAAGCAGAAGTTGAAATTATTAGTCGTGTACACCATCGCCACCTGGTTTCACTTGTAGGATACTGTATATCAGAGAACCAGAGATTGCTTGTCTATGACTATGTGCCCAATAGAACTCTTTATCATCATCTTCATGGTAAGAAATAATCTCTCTCCTATCAGCTACTCATTTTTACAGCCTTACAATAAGTTGCACAAACATCTAGAATCTCCCCATCAAATTGCATATGCAGTGAGCATTCTTAGATGGAGTTGCTTTTGCAGGGAAAGGAAGGCCAGTAATGGAATGGACAATAAGGGTTAAGGTTGCTGCTGGTGCAGCTCGTGGAATAGCATACCTTCATGAAGATTGTAATTTCTCATCCCCTTTCTTGTTGCATAGTACAATTTCTCCTTGAAGAATATGCACTAACATAGCAATTTGGGTCAATTTAATTTTTTCTGTCAGGTCACCCTCGGATAATCCACAGAGATATAAAGTCCTCAAATATTCTTTTAGATTACAACTTTGAAGCTCAGGTTATCCATGACTTGCTTGCTCTGAACATATAGTGTTGCTAATGTTGCTTAAATGTTTTTGTCAAGCTTGTAACTGATTTGTTCTGGTGTATTAGGTTTCTGATTTTGGTCTTGCAAAGTCAGCTATGGATACTAACACACACGTGACCACACGTGTAATGGGAACATTTGGGTAGGTGAACATTATGAAACTTGGATACCTTGTTAACCTATAGACTAGAAGCTCCACTAACACTTGcagaattgatgatgtgttgttcTTGCAGATACCTAGCTCCAGAGTATGTGAGAAGTGGAAAGTTAACTGCTAAATCTGATGTGTATTCTTTTGGTGTGGTTCTTTTAGAACTTGTTACAGGACGGAAGCCTGTTGATACATCTCAACCTTTGGGAGATGAGAGTCTTGTTGAATGGGTAAACTCTATATCTGCAACATTTCACAATTTTTTGTAGTATCAAGTGCACATTAGCAGTTAGAATACTGTGGCATTCAGTTTGGGAAAGAAACATTCATTATTTCTAAAGCCAGGGCTCTCTTTTCTCTTTGTATGTAATACTACCTAATCTATTTCTTGCACAAATTTGTTTTTACATTTGCAAGAAGTTGTCTTGGTATCTTTGCTGCTTAATAGGACGAGATTTCTCCTCATGTTATACTAGTGCAGGATAATTGTAATCGATGGTTTTCTCTTTGTCGTCttgttttttatcttcttctaATCCTGAAGTATAACATTTCCTTATTAGCAGTCTTCTACAGAATCTCCACATCTTGTTATCCACCTCTGTTCCACTTCGGCTGATCATGTTCCTTTGCATATTGGAGCATGCAGCTCTTGCAGTGTTATTAGTTTTCTCAGCTTTCGTTCATTCATAGGCGAGACACAATTATTAATGTTTTGTCTTAATGTATCCTTGCCTAAGTTACAGGGATATAAAAAATGTTGCATACTAAAGTGGTTCACATTCAGTTTTTGAGAAGTGTCACCTGCTTTTGGTGTTGTGGTTGGAGCTGTTTCTCACATTTATATGGAATGAAGAGGAAGAACATGTGAGTTTTCCTAGTGGGTCCAAGTCAAAATGAAAATGGAAAGAACTTTTGTCTGCAGGCTGAGCCATGATCCACGTACTGTTTGGTTGTGGATGACCACGAGAGGATGACACTTAGGAGTATAATACGGTAGACTGTCAACCTCAGGTGTTGTAATGACAGTGGAAAAAGATACAAATTACATTTGGCACACTACATTTCAGGAGATGTAGGAATAAAGTAGGATTCGATAGTGACTATGAGCAGGTATGAAGTGGTTGAGAGCTTCTTCTGTTCAATTTGCTTCCTCATCAGCACATTGAAAACATGTTGAGAGCCTACGTTTCAGACTAGAAGGATAGATATCAAATCTTGTCTACATGTTTCACTAAGAATTTTAGGAGATTGTGATGTTATTCTGTGAGAGTTCCCTTCTATGTTTTATCTATTTGTAATGATCATTGCAGTATTGGCCTAAACTGCTCATGTGGGCTATAAGGAACCATAAGGTGAAGTTTTGTGCTGTTTTATTCATATAGAGATTTTGCATTCATGTGGTTCATATCTATATATCAACAGTCTGAATTCTGTTTATCATATCTATAACATATGGATCTTATGCTACTAACATGCGATCTTTCTGCCTACATCAAGGGCAGCTGCACATCATTGTAGAAACTATTACTGTGTTAAACCAATCTTTTCCAATCTTCTTTTAGAATTCTATGTTTTGCTGTTGTGCAGCCTGAGATTTTGCATTGAAATGATCTTTAAAACATTTTCAAGATTCTCAATTCAACTGCTATCTTATCTCAGGCTCGACCATTGCTTATTCAAGCACTTGAAAACGAAGATCTTGGAGATCTGCCAGATCCTAGGCTCGATGGAAACTATAACAAAGATGAGATGTTTCGTATGATCGAAGTCGCAGCTGCATGCACTCGTCATTCATCAGATATGAGGCCTCGAATGGGTCAGGTAAGGTCTGATTAGTATAGACAAATAAACTGAGATTGCAGAGATGCTCGCCAAGATAAATAATTGCTACACCTATTCTCCAGACAACCTAATTTGACATCCTGCCACTGACAGGTTGTGCCACTACATGTGGTCTTCCGGTCAGTGAGAGGGTCCAGTGAAGATTGTCGTACAGCGAACATATGAAatacgaaaaatacttaactctgCACTAGAAGAAAAACTGCAtactgatatattttctgtaaatTGTGAATGATTTTAGGTGGCCAGAGCTCTTGATGGTTTATCCGATTTAGATATAAACAATGGCATCCAGCCAGGCCATAGTGAAACCTTTAATTCATCTCCACAGTCTGAGGAAATCAGAATCTTTCAGAGG encodes:
- the LOC135628120 gene encoding proline-rich receptor-like protein kinase PERK8 isoform X1, encoding MMVHWKKEMASFHYASPPPPPPDVIPPPQTQPSRYCSPSPTWTPSPSSIADPPSSPPLPPPLPTAPPPASEPPSAPLDAFSPPPKALSPPPPEFHPPPPPPLSSPPLPVLPLSPSPAVMPPILPIYYQSPPPPPSHVPPLTSLAPPPKVLPPSPFPSISNYTPPLSSPVPHGNLPSLPSATPVKPNTTKSSNPTKNAGSIKRSSHFPRGTISTAESVATFAVVAGLVMLTFVGAAVWLVKKRKKPVEPLRHGGNLAMASTVSSHMSELSRSRSSLNPLVRHGSGVSYGFPYSALEPGLGHAKLWFTLEELSLITNDFSTQNLLGRGGSCCVYKGLLLDGREVAVKQLKVDGAQGEREFKAEVEIISRVHHRHLVSLVGYCISENQRLLVYDYVPNRTLYHHLHGKGRPVMEWTIRVKVAAGAARGIAYLHEDCHPRIIHRDIKSSNILLDYNFEAQVSDFGLAKSAMDTNTHVTTRVMGTFGYLAPEYVRSGKLTAKSDVYSFGVVLLELVTGRKPVDTSQPLGDESLVEWARPLLIQALENEDLGDLPDPRLDGNYNKDEMFRMIEVAAACTRHSSDMRPRMGQVARALDGLSDLDINNGIQPGHSETFNSSPQSEEIRIFQRMGFASKDYSGDCSRTS
- the LOC135628120 gene encoding proline-rich receptor-like protein kinase PERK8 isoform X2, which gives rise to MRRRRRRHRMSFHHHKLSPVGLVMLTFVGAAVWLVKKRKKPVEPLRHGGNLAMASTVSSHMSELSRSRSSLNPLVRHGSGVSYGFPYSALEPGLGHAKLWFTLEELSLITNDFSTQNLLGRGGSCCVYKGLLLDGREVAVKQLKVDGAQGEREFKAEVEIISRVHHRHLVSLVGYCISENQRLLVYDYVPNRTLYHHLHGKGRPVMEWTIRVKVAAGAARGIAYLHEDCHPRIIHRDIKSSNILLDYNFEAQVSDFGLAKSAMDTNTHVTTRVMGTFGYLAPEYVRSGKLTAKSDVYSFGVVLLELVTGRKPVDTSQPLGDESLVEWARPLLIQALENEDLGDLPDPRLDGNYNKDEMFRMIEVAAACTRHSSDMRPRMGQVARALDGLSDLDINNGIQPGHSETFNSSPQSEEIRIFQRMGFASKDYSGDCSRTS